A part of Fusarium oxysporum Fo47 chromosome III, complete sequence genomic DNA contains:
- a CDS encoding FMN-dependent dehydrogenase yields the protein MSRTNLPIQPAKMSDATSSKPQIFSIQDLKQAASDKMSQMYRDYYNGGAMDNITLASNEAAFDRYLLRPRVLRNVSNIDMTTTLWGTKAALPLGVSPSAMHRLAHADGEVGTSKACAARNVPMILSALSNDTLEDVSGQSSDGSTPYAIQVSPFKNRQITTNLLSRAKAAGYKAVVLTVDAPMFGRRLDDLRNGFSVPPGFSFPNLSAQTQSGSGGLGGGIPDLSFDTAATWEEKIAWMKSQTDLEIWVKGVTSPLDAQIAIEQGVDGIIISNHGGRQLDTTPATIDILREIAPIAKGKTRIAIDGGFRRGSDIFKAVALGADFVFVGRIAIWGLAYDGSNGVGLALDLLINEFKLCMGLAGCSKISDITPAHLSILNAKGVLESVY from the exons ATGTCTCGTACCAATTTGCCCATTCAACCCGCCAAGATGTCTGACGCCACATCCTCCAAGCCGCAAATCTTCTCTATCCAGGACCTCAAGCAGGCCGCATCGGACAAGATGTCTCAGATGTACAGAG ACTACTACAACGGCGGGGCCATGGACAACATCAC TCTCGCGAGTAATGAGGCTGCGTTTGACCGATACTTGCTTCGTCCTCGCGTTCTCCGTAATGTTTCAAACATTGATATGACTACTACCCTCTGGGGCACCAAGGCAGCTTTGCCTCTCGGTGTCTCTCCCTCGGCGATGCATCGTCTTGCGCATGCTGATGGAGAGGTTGGAACGTCGAAGGCTTGTGCTGCACGAAACGTACCCATGATTCTGTCAGCTCTGTCAAACGATACCCTTGAGGATGTATCTGGACAGAGTTCTGATGGATCGACGCCCTATGCCATTCAGGTTAGCCCGTTCAAGAATCGGCAGATCACCACCAATCTTCTCAGCCGTGCCAAAG CTGCCGGGTACAAAGCTGTCGTGTTGACTGTGGATGCTCCCATGTTTGGCAGGAGATTGGATGATCTTCGAAATGGCTTCAGCGTCCCTCCAGGATTTAGCTTTCCTAACTTGAGCGCTCAGACCCAGTCAGGATCTGGTGGACTAGGTGGCGGTATTCCTGACCTGTCTTTTG ATACAGCTGCTACTTGGGAAGAGAAGATTGCATGGATGAAAAGCCAGACTGACCTTGAAATTTGGGTCAAGGGAG TTACTTCTCCCCTAGATGCACAGATTGCCATTGAGCAGGGTGTTGATGgtatcatcatctccaaccaTGGAGGTCGACAGCTGGACACTACTCCAGCAACAATCGATATCCTCCGTGAAATCGCACCTATTGCCAAGGGCAAGACGCGCATTGCCATCGATGGTGGCTTCCGACGTGGTTCTGATATTTTCAAGGCTGTTGCGCTCGGTGCAGACTTTGTCTTTGTCGGCAGAATCGCCATCTGGGGTCTTGCT TATGACGGTTCCAATGGTGTTGGTTTGGCCCTTGACTTGCTGATCAACGAGTTCAAGTTGTGCATGGGACTTGCTGGATGCAGCAAGATTAGCGATATTACTCCGGCTCATCTGTCCATCTTGAACGCAAAAGGCGTCTTGGAGAGTGTATATTAG